In Bradyrhizobium sp. 1(2017), one DNA window encodes the following:
- a CDS encoding PAN domain-containing protein, translated as MGKGRLRGGVIAKVLIAKVLAGVVACAALLSLALASVPAQAQTAFDRPGGDYFNTPVTSGDPEDCALLCERDRRCRSWSFNYPDVEGGSAVCWLKNTVPARVPGSCCISGVRGAGVIEPRIEGVETSIDRPGGDLRNFELKSGEGEEACKAACTADNKCRAFTYARPGYTGREARCFLKKEIKPPRRKAGFTSGVVR; from the coding sequence ATGGGGAAGGGCCGCCTGCGCGGGGGCGTCATTGCAAAGGTCTTGATCGCAAAGGTCTTGGCAGGCGTCGTGGCATGCGCCGCGCTGCTTTCGCTCGCGCTCGCGAGTGTGCCGGCGCAGGCCCAGACGGCGTTCGACCGCCCGGGCGGCGATTATTTCAACACGCCGGTCACGTCGGGCGATCCCGAGGATTGTGCGCTGCTGTGCGAGCGCGACCGCCGGTGTCGCTCCTGGAGCTTCAACTATCCCGACGTCGAGGGCGGCTCGGCCGTATGCTGGCTCAAGAACACGGTGCCGGCACGCGTTCCCGGCAGTTGCTGCATCTCCGGTGTGCGCGGCGCAGGCGTGATCGAGCCGCGCATCGAGGGCGTCGAAACGTCGATCGATCGCCCGGGTGGGGATCTGCGCAATTTCGAGCTCAAGAGCGGCGAGGGCGAGGAGGCCTGCAAGGCTGCCTGCACCGCCGACAACAAATGCCGCGCCTTCACCTATGCCCGTCCCGGCTACACCGGACGGGAGGCGCGCTGCTTCCTGAAAAAGGAAATCAAGCCGCCGCGGCGGAAGGCGGGATTTACGTCGGGCGTGGTGCGGTAG
- a CDS encoding glutamate--cysteine ligase, which yields MARDQIDMTPLQSRDELVAWFEAGCKPPSEWRMGTEHEKTPFTLEGHRPVPYEGARGIGALLEGMKLLLGWEPIMEQGNIIGLYDVTGGGAISLEPGGQFELSGAPVENVHQTQSELMAHLAQVREIATPLGIGFLGLGMTPSWSRADIPVMPKGRYKIMTNYMPKVGQYGLDMMYRTCTVQTNLDFSSEADMVKKLRVSLALQPVATALFANSPFTEGQPNGFLSFRSEIWRDTDNARAGMMPWAFEDGMGFERYVDYALDVPMYFVKRGEHYIDVSGSSFRAFFDGRNNNLPGERPTLSDWANHLSTIFPEVRLKRYLEMRGSDGGPWGRLPALSAFWVGLLYDDASLDAAWEIVKHWSAHERQALRDDVPRFGFKSRIKDRYLFEIAKECLVLAHAGLRRRGRIDQLGRDETRHLEPLDRIIDSGRTPAEEMLDKFNGPWKGSVEPAYAEYAF from the coding sequence ATGGCGCGAGACCAGATCGATATGACACCCTTGCAATCGCGCGACGAGCTCGTCGCGTGGTTCGAGGCCGGCTGCAAGCCACCGTCCGAGTGGCGGATGGGCACCGAGCACGAGAAGACGCCGTTCACGCTCGAGGGCCACCGTCCCGTGCCGTACGAGGGCGCGCGTGGCATCGGCGCGCTGCTCGAAGGCATGAAGCTCCTGCTCGGCTGGGAGCCGATCATGGAGCAGGGCAACATCATCGGCCTCTACGACGTCACCGGCGGCGGGGCCATCTCGCTCGAGCCCGGCGGGCAGTTCGAGCTCTCCGGTGCGCCGGTCGAGAACGTGCACCAGACCCAGAGCGAGCTGATGGCGCATCTGGCGCAAGTGCGCGAGATCGCAACTCCGCTCGGCATCGGCTTCCTCGGACTCGGCATGACGCCGTCCTGGTCGCGTGCGGACATACCGGTGATGCCCAAGGGCCGCTACAAGATCATGACCAATTACATGCCGAAGGTCGGTCAATACGGCCTCGACATGATGTATCGGACCTGCACGGTGCAGACCAATCTCGACTTCTCCTCGGAAGCCGACATGGTCAAGAAGTTGCGGGTTTCACTCGCGCTCCAGCCGGTCGCGACGGCGCTGTTCGCCAATTCGCCCTTCACCGAGGGCCAGCCGAACGGCTTCCTCTCCTTCCGCTCCGAGATCTGGCGCGACACCGACAATGCCCGTGCGGGCATGATGCCGTGGGCGTTCGAGGACGGCATGGGCTTCGAGCGCTATGTCGACTACGCGCTCGACGTGCCCATGTATTTCGTCAAGCGCGGCGAGCACTACATCGACGTGTCGGGCTCCTCGTTCCGCGCCTTCTTCGACGGCCGCAACAACAACCTTCCCGGCGAACGGCCGACGCTGTCGGACTGGGCCAACCATCTTTCGACGATCTTCCCGGAAGTCCGGCTCAAGCGCTATCTCGAGATGCGCGGCTCCGACGGTGGGCCGTGGGGCCGCTTGCCGGCGCTGTCGGCGTTCTGGGTCGGGCTGCTCTATGACGATGCTTCGCTCGACGCCGCCTGGGAGATCGTGAAGCACTGGAGCGCGCATGAACGTCAGGCCTTGCGCGACGACGTGCCGCGCTTCGGCTTCAAGTCGCGAATCAAGGATCGCTATCTCTTCGAGATCGCCAAGGAGTGCCTGGTTCTGGCCCATGCCGGCCTGCGCCGGCGTGGCCGGATCGACCAGCTCGGCCGCGACGAGACCCGGCATCTGGAGCCGCTCGATCGCATCATCGATTCCGGCCGGACGCCGGCCGAGGAGATGTTGGACAAGTTTAATGGTCCCTGGAAGGGCTCGGTGGAACCGGCCTACGCGGAATACGCTTTCTAG
- a CDS encoding MarR family winged helix-turn-helix transcriptional regulator, whose protein sequence is MKRKPSTEATSAWIRLMRVQSRVLDCVEQDLKKAGFPPLAWYDALLELSRAPTGELRPVELERQMLIPQYSTSRLIDRLVDEGLASRRECKIDKRGQFVEITEAGRELQKRMWGAYSAAIEKYVGSKLSDADAVKLSTLLDRLGCSCGEMKLPPVANVNESTPSR, encoded by the coding sequence ATGAAACGCAAACCATCGACCGAGGCAACTTCGGCCTGGATCCGCTTGATGCGGGTGCAGAGCCGTGTGCTCGACTGCGTCGAGCAGGACCTGAAGAAGGCGGGGTTCCCGCCGCTCGCCTGGTATGACGCGCTGCTCGAACTATCCCGCGCCCCCACCGGCGAGCTGCGGCCGGTGGAACTCGAACGCCAGATGCTGATCCCGCAATACTCGACCTCGCGGCTGATCGACCGCCTGGTCGACGAGGGCCTCGCCTCGCGGCGCGAATGCAAGATCGACAAGCGCGGCCAGTTCGTCGAGATCACGGAAGCCGGCCGCGAGTTGCAGAAGCGGATGTGGGGCGCCTATTCGGCGGCGATCGAGAAATATGTCGGTTCGAAACTGTCGGATGCCGACGCGGTCAAGCTCAGCACCCTGCTCGATCGCCTGGGCTGCTCGTGCGGCGAGATGAAATTGCCGCCCGTCGCCAACGTCAACGAAAGCACACCGTCGCGATGA
- the gstA gene encoding glutathione transferase GstA — translation MKLYYSPGACSLSPHIALLEAGLPYELVKVDIRAKKLENGEDYLKLNPKGQVPALGLDSGEIVTEGPVIVQMIADRASAKALAPARDSSERYKLLEWLNFLTSEVHKSFGPLFAPALNDEAKAFFKDRVMGKLKYIDSQLAGRDYLMGQQFTVADGYLFTMLTWGDRMKFDLSAMPNLAAYKARVAARPQVQEALKKEGLVQAK, via the coding sequence ATGAAACTGTATTATTCGCCAGGCGCCTGCTCCCTGTCCCCCCACATCGCGCTTCTGGAAGCCGGCCTGCCCTACGAGCTGGTCAAGGTCGATATCCGGGCCAAGAAGCTCGAAAACGGTGAGGATTATCTGAAGCTGAACCCCAAGGGCCAGGTCCCGGCGCTGGGCCTCGACAGCGGAGAGATCGTGACCGAAGGCCCGGTGATTGTCCAGATGATCGCCGACCGGGCCTCAGCCAAGGCGCTGGCGCCGGCCCGCGACAGTTCCGAGCGTTACAAGCTGCTCGAATGGCTCAATTTCCTCACCTCCGAGGTGCACAAGAGCTTCGGCCCGCTGTTCGCCCCGGCGCTGAACGACGAGGCCAAGGCCTTTTTCAAGGATCGCGTCATGGGCAAGCTGAAATACATCGACAGCCAGCTCGCCGGCCGCGACTACCTCATGGGACAGCAGTTCACGGTCGCCGACGGCTATCTCTTCACGATGCTGACCTGGGGCGACCGGATGAAGTTCGATCTCTCGGCGATGCCGAACCTTGCCGCCTACAAGGCCCGTGTCGCCGCGCGGCCGCAGGTGCAGGAAGCGCTGAAGAAGGAAGGGCTGGTCCAGGCAAAGTAA
- a CDS encoding FAD-dependent oxidoreductase, translated as MSYKNFKVETDSDGIALVTWDIPGRSMNVLDETSTSELDAIVKATTADAAVKGVVITSAKEAFCAGADLSMLEGMNQAYAKVLKEQGETAANQMLFDQSRRFSQVLRSIETSGKPWGAAINGLALGGGFEITLCCHYRVAAENPKTRLGLPEVKVGLFPGAGGTQRVPRLVPPQDAMTILLKGDPVTVEKAKALNLIHAIVPAADLIKAAKDWIKGGGKAVAPWDEKGFKLPGGPVFSKAGMMMFPAGNAIYRRETYDNYPAARAIMSCVYEGLQLPIDAALRVESRYFTSVLRSKEAAAMIRSLFLSMQELNKGARRPKDVAPTKVKKIAVIGAGFMGASVGYVSARAGLDVVLIDRDQESADKGKAHAQKVIEEQIKKGRAKPGDAEALLARITPTADYSTLKDVDLVIEAVFEDRKVKAETFAKAQQYLKRDVIFASNTSTLPITSLAESFKDQGKFVGIHFFSPVEKMMLVEIILGKNTGDLALATALDYVRQIGKTPIVVNDSRGFFANRCVGRYVAEGNEMFLEGVPPAMIENCAKMAGMPVGPLSLSDEVALDLGLKIMKATEADLGPNAINPDQKKLMVEMVEKQGRLGRKNSKGFYDYPEKGKGQKSLWPGLSALQPKQLDPDTLDIEELKQRFLVVQAVEAARTVEDHVITDPREADVGSILGFGFAPFTGGTLSYIDFMGTKKFVELCHKLEAKYGSRFTPPKLLEEMAAKGETFYGRFAPKKAAA; from the coding sequence ATGTCGTACAAGAACTTCAAGGTTGAGACCGATTCCGACGGCATCGCGCTCGTCACCTGGGACATCCCGGGTCGTTCGATGAACGTGCTCGACGAGACCTCGACCAGCGAGCTCGACGCGATCGTCAAGGCGACCACGGCCGACGCCGCGGTCAAGGGCGTCGTCATCACCTCGGCCAAAGAAGCGTTCTGCGCCGGCGCCGACCTGTCGATGCTCGAAGGCATGAACCAGGCTTACGCGAAGGTTCTCAAGGAGCAGGGCGAGACGGCCGCGAACCAGATGCTGTTCGACCAGAGCCGCCGCTTCTCGCAGGTGCTGCGCTCGATCGAAACATCAGGCAAGCCGTGGGGGGCCGCGATCAACGGCCTCGCGCTCGGCGGCGGCTTCGAGATCACACTGTGCTGCCACTATCGCGTGGCGGCGGAGAATCCCAAGACGCGCCTCGGCCTGCCCGAGGTCAAGGTCGGCCTGTTCCCCGGCGCCGGCGGCACGCAGCGCGTGCCGCGCCTGGTGCCGCCGCAGGACGCCATGACGATCCTGCTCAAGGGCGACCCCGTCACGGTCGAGAAGGCCAAGGCGCTGAACCTGATCCACGCCATCGTTCCCGCCGCCGACCTCATCAAGGCGGCGAAGGACTGGATCAAGGGCGGCGGCAAGGCCGTCGCGCCTTGGGACGAGAAAGGTTTCAAGCTGCCCGGCGGCCCGGTGTTCTCCAAGGCCGGCATGATGATGTTCCCGGCCGGCAACGCGATCTATCGCCGCGAGACCTACGACAATTATCCGGCCGCGCGCGCGATCATGAGCTGCGTCTATGAGGGCCTGCAGCTGCCGATCGACGCGGCGCTGCGCGTCGAGTCGCGCTACTTCACCTCGGTGCTGCGCTCCAAGGAAGCGGCCGCGATGATCCGCAGCCTGTTCCTGTCGATGCAGGAGCTGAACAAGGGCGCGCGCCGTCCGAAGGACGTAGCCCCGACCAAGGTGAAGAAGATCGCCGTGATCGGCGCCGGCTTCATGGGCGCGAGCGTCGGTTACGTCTCGGCCCGCGCCGGCCTCGACGTCGTCCTGATCGATCGGGACCAGGAGAGCGCCGACAAGGGCAAGGCGCATGCGCAGAAGGTGATCGAGGAGCAGATCAAGAAGGGCCGCGCCAAGCCTGGCGATGCCGAAGCCCTGCTCGCGCGCATCACGCCGACGGCGGACTATTCCACGCTGAAGGACGTCGATCTCGTCATCGAGGCCGTGTTCGAGGACCGCAAGGTCAAGGCGGAGACCTTCGCCAAGGCGCAGCAATATCTCAAGCGGGACGTGATCTTCGCCTCCAACACCTCGACGCTGCCGATCACGTCGCTGGCCGAGAGCTTCAAGGACCAGGGCAAGTTCGTCGGCATCCACTTCTTCTCGCCGGTCGAGAAGATGATGCTGGTCGAGATCATCCTCGGCAAGAACACCGGCGATCTCGCGCTGGCGACCGCGCTCGATTACGTCCGCCAGATCGGCAAGACGCCGATCGTGGTGAACGACTCCAGAGGCTTCTTCGCCAACCGCTGCGTCGGCCGCTATGTCGCCGAAGGCAACGAGATGTTCCTCGAAGGCGTGCCGCCGGCGATGATCGAGAACTGCGCCAAGATGGCCGGCATGCCGGTCGGCCCGCTCTCGCTCTCGGATGAAGTCGCGCTCGACCTCGGCCTCAAGATCATGAAGGCGACGGAGGCCGATCTCGGCCCCAACGCCATCAACCCCGATCAGAAGAAGCTGATGGTGGAGATGGTCGAGAAGCAGGGCCGCCTCGGCCGCAAGAACAGCAAGGGCTTCTACGACTATCCCGAGAAGGGCAAAGGCCAGAAGAGCCTGTGGCCGGGGCTGTCGGCGCTTCAGCCGAAGCAGCTCGACCCCGATACGCTCGACATCGAGGAGCTGAAGCAGCGCTTCCTGGTGGTGCAGGCGGTGGAAGCTGCGCGCACGGTGGAGGATCACGTCATCACCGATCCGCGCGAGGCGGATGTCGGCTCGATCCTCGGCTTCGGCTTCGCGCCCTTCACCGGCGGCACGCTGTCCTACATCGACTTCATGGGCACGAAGAAATTCGTCGAGCTCTGCCACAAGCTGGAGGCGAAATACGGCTCGCGCTTCACGCCGCCGAAGCTACTGGAGGAGATGGCGGCGAAGGGCGAGACCTTCTATGGCCGCTTCGCGCCGAAGAAGGCGGCAGCCTGA
- a CDS encoding acetyl-CoA C-acetyltransferase — MPEAFIYDHVRTPRGRGKADGALHEVTALALATVPLKALKDRNNLPEDSVDDVVLGVVDPVGEAGSDIARFAALKAGLGEAVPGVQISRFCASGLDAVNFAAAQVMSGQHELVIGGGAESMSRVGIGASGGAWPMDPSMAVPAYFMPQGVSADLIATKYGFSRDDVDAYAVQSQQRAGRAWDEGRFNKSIVPVKDINGLTILAKDEHMRPSTTMQSLAQLQPSFTMMAQMGGFDGVAVQSHPEIERVNYVHHAGNSSGIVDGAGAVLLGSKEAGAKYGLKPRAKIRAFANVGSEPAMMLTGPVDVTEKLFARSGMKKSDIDLFELNEAFASVVLRYIQAFDIDNAKINVNGGAIALGHPLGATGAMILGTVLDELERTNKSTALVTLCIGGGMGTATIIERV, encoded by the coding sequence ATGCCTGAGGCATTCATCTACGACCACGTTCGCACCCCGCGCGGCCGCGGCAAGGCGGACGGCGCGCTGCACGAAGTCACGGCGCTCGCGCTCGCGACCGTGCCGCTGAAGGCGCTGAAGGATCGCAACAACTTGCCTGAGGATTCCGTCGACGACGTCGTGCTCGGCGTGGTCGATCCGGTCGGTGAAGCCGGCAGCGACATCGCGCGCTTTGCCGCGCTGAAGGCCGGCCTCGGCGAAGCCGTGCCCGGCGTGCAGATCAGCCGCTTCTGCGCCTCCGGCCTCGATGCCGTGAACTTTGCCGCCGCGCAAGTGATGAGCGGCCAGCATGAGCTCGTCATCGGCGGCGGCGCCGAATCGATGAGCCGCGTCGGCATCGGCGCATCCGGCGGTGCCTGGCCGATGGATCCCTCGATGGCGGTGCCGGCCTATTTCATGCCGCAGGGCGTGTCGGCCGATCTGATCGCGACCAAATACGGCTTCTCCCGCGACGACGTCGATGCCTATGCGGTGCAGAGCCAGCAGCGCGCGGGCAGGGCCTGGGATGAGGGCCGTTTCAACAAGTCGATCGTGCCGGTCAAGGACATCAACGGCCTCACCATCCTCGCCAAGGACGAGCACATGCGGCCCTCGACGACGATGCAGTCGCTGGCGCAGCTGCAGCCGTCGTTCACGATGATGGCGCAGATGGGCGGCTTCGACGGCGTCGCGGTGCAGTCGCATCCGGAGATCGAGCGCGTCAATTACGTGCACCATGCCGGCAACTCCTCCGGCATCGTCGATGGCGCCGGCGCCGTGCTGCTCGGCAGCAAGGAGGCGGGTGCCAAATACGGCCTGAAGCCGCGCGCAAAGATCCGCGCATTCGCCAATGTCGGCTCGGAGCCGGCGATGATGCTGACCGGTCCGGTCGACGTCACCGAAAAGCTGTTCGCACGTTCCGGCATGAAGAAGTCGGACATCGACCTGTTCGAGCTCAACGAGGCCTTCGCTTCGGTCGTGCTGCGCTACATCCAGGCCTTCGACATCGACAACGCCAAGATCAACGTCAATGGCGGTGCCATCGCGCTCGGCCATCCGCTTGGTGCGACCGGTGCGATGATCCTCGGCACCGTGCTCGACGAGCTCGAGCGTACCAACAAGTCCACCGCCCTGGTCACGCTGTGCATCGGCGGTGGCATGGGCACCGCGACCATCATCGAGCGCGTGTAA
- a CDS encoding acyl-CoA dehydrogenase C-terminal domain-containing protein, translating to MPIYKAPVEDVNFLLNDVFQIDRYDNLAGFSDASSDVREAILGEAAKLAEEVLQPLNRVGDLEGCKRADDGSVTTPKGFKDAFKQVAEGGWLGLSAPTEFGGQGLPVTLSQAVNEFQISANMAFSMYGGLTMGATAALLVHGTPEQKQTYVPKMVAGEWTGTMNLTEPHCGTDLGMLRTKAVRQADGSFKITGTKIFISAGEHDLAPNIIHLVLARIEGAPSGIKGVSLFVVPKFLVNADGSVGARNGVVCGSIEHKMGIHGNSTCVMNYDNATGWLIGEENKGMQGMFVMMNEARLGVAVQGLAQSEVAYQNAVAYARERIQGRALTGAKAPDKQADPIIVHPDVRRTLLSIRAFNEAARAFVMWTALKSDVAHRSEDPKDRQAADDHMGLMTPVLKGFLTDYGFANAVQAQQMYGGHGYIAEQGMEQFVRDARIAMIYEGANGIQALDLVGRKLPRDGGRAIMAFFGEVMAFAKENGGDEALKPFVTPLSTSLGHLQQATTWLMQNAMAKPDNAGAAATDYLHLFGFVALGYMWARMAKVTNAKIAESGATPYLSTKLVTGRFFMERMLPETAANLARIQAGCATIMELPAEAF from the coding sequence ATGCCGATCTATAAAGCCCCCGTCGAAGACGTGAACTTCCTGCTCAACGACGTCTTCCAGATCGACCGCTACGACAATCTGGCCGGCTTCTCCGATGCGTCGAGCGACGTGCGCGAAGCCATCCTCGGCGAAGCCGCCAAGCTCGCTGAAGAGGTGCTCCAGCCGCTCAATCGCGTGGGCGATCTCGAAGGCTGCAAGCGCGCCGATGACGGCAGCGTCACCACGCCGAAGGGTTTCAAGGACGCCTTCAAGCAGGTCGCCGAGGGCGGCTGGCTCGGTCTGTCGGCGCCGACCGAGTTCGGCGGGCAGGGGCTTCCCGTAACGCTGAGCCAGGCCGTCAACGAGTTCCAGATCTCCGCCAACATGGCGTTCTCGATGTATGGCGGCCTCACCATGGGCGCGACCGCGGCGCTGCTGGTGCACGGCACGCCGGAGCAGAAGCAGACCTATGTGCCGAAGATGGTGGCGGGCGAATGGACCGGCACCATGAACCTGACCGAGCCGCATTGCGGCACCGACCTCGGCATGCTCCGCACCAAGGCGGTGCGCCAGGCCGACGGCAGCTTCAAGATCACGGGCACCAAGATCTTCATCTCGGCCGGCGAGCATGACCTCGCCCCGAACATCATCCACCTCGTGCTCGCCCGCATCGAGGGCGCGCCGAGCGGCATCAAGGGCGTGTCGCTGTTCGTGGTGCCGAAATTCCTTGTGAACGCCGATGGTTCGGTGGGCGCGCGCAACGGCGTGGTCTGCGGCTCGATCGAGCACAAGATGGGCATCCACGGCAATTCCACCTGCGTGATGAACTACGACAACGCCACCGGCTGGCTGATCGGCGAAGAGAACAAGGGCATGCAGGGCATGTTCGTGATGATGAACGAGGCGAGGCTCGGTGTCGCCGTGCAGGGCCTCGCGCAGTCTGAGGTCGCCTATCAGAATGCCGTCGCCTATGCCCGCGAACGCATCCAGGGCCGCGCGCTCACCGGTGCCAAGGCGCCGGACAAGCAAGCCGATCCGATCATCGTGCATCCCGACGTGCGCCGCACGCTGCTCTCGATCCGCGCCTTCAACGAGGCCGCGCGCGCCTTCGTGATGTGGACCGCGCTCAAGAGCGACGTCGCCCACCGCTCCGAGGACCCGAAGGACCGCCAGGCCGCCGACGACCACATGGGCCTGATGACGCCGGTGCTGAAGGGCTTCCTCACCGATTACGGCTTCGCCAACGCAGTGCAGGCGCAGCAGATGTATGGCGGCCACGGCTACATCGCCGAGCAGGGCATGGAGCAGTTCGTGCGCGATGCGCGCATCGCCATGATCTATGAAGGCGCCAACGGCATCCAGGCGCTCGACCTCGTCGGCCGCAAGCTGCCGCGCGACGGCGGCCGCGCCATCATGGCCTTCTTCGGCGAGGTCATGGCCTTCGCCAAGGAGAATGGCGGCGACGAGGCGCTCAAGCCCTTCGTCACCCCGCTCTCGACCTCGCTTGGCCATCTCCAGCAGGCCACGACGTGGCTGATGCAGAACGCGATGGCGAAGCCTGACAATGCGGGCGCTGCCGCAACCGATTACCTGCATCTCTTCGGCTTCGTCGCGCTCGGCTACATGTGGGCCAGGATGGCGAAGGTGACGAATGCCAAGATTGCCGAGAGCGGGGCGACGCCCTATCTCTCGACCAAGCTCGTCACCGGTCGCTTCTTCATGGAGCGGATGCTGCCGGAGACCGCGGCCAATCTCGCGCGCATCCAGGCCGGCTGCGCCACCATCATGGAATTGCCGGCGGAAGCGTTCTGA
- a CDS encoding nuclear transport factor 2 family protein, whose protein sequence is MTGLDSWYAYMKSHDRAALWDLLHPDAVFESPVVHSPQRGRDITFKYLSSAEKVLGGPGFTYVGEWRSDNGAVLEFKTIIDGIEINGVDIISFDSEGRITHFKVMVRPLKAINMLHRLMAEQLAVQS, encoded by the coding sequence ATGACCGGCCTCGACTCCTGGTACGCCTACATGAAGTCCCATGACCGCGCCGCGCTCTGGGACCTCCTGCACCCCGATGCCGTGTTCGAGAGCCCCGTCGTGCATTCGCCGCAGCGCGGCCGCGACATCACCTTCAAATATCTTTCCAGCGCCGAGAAGGTGCTCGGCGGCCCGGGCTTCACCTATGTCGGTGAATGGCGCAGCGACAATGGCGCCGTGCTCGAATTCAAGACCATCATCGACGGCATCGAGATCAACGGTGTCGACATCATCAGCTTCGACAGCGAGGGACGCATCACGCATTTCAAGGTGATGGTGCGTCCGCTCAAGGCGATCAACATGCTGCACCGCCTGATGGCGGAGCAGCTGGCCGTCCAATCATGA
- a CDS encoding PadR family transcriptional regulator → MALGDAILACLTERPMTGYELAKTFDSSIGFFWKADHQQIYRELSKLRDRGFIQGREVVQSGKPNKLVYTLTPEGRTALRHWAARPSTPASTKDDLLVRLHALDSIDIEPLRTDLMARLEHHRDRHANYERILKKRFPDGTAEGRLDLGNLLLLRLGARHEQMVADFCEEALAALSAMSGKATVVPLEDGKREKG, encoded by the coding sequence ATGGCACTGGGCGACGCAATCCTCGCATGCCTGACGGAACGTCCGATGACGGGTTACGAGCTCGCCAAGACATTCGATTCCTCGATCGGCTTCTTCTGGAAGGCCGACCACCAGCAGATCTACCGCGAGCTCTCCAAGCTGCGCGACCGCGGCTTCATCCAGGGCCGCGAGGTCGTGCAATCGGGCAAGCCCAACAAGCTGGTTTATACGCTGACCCCCGAGGGCAGAACAGCGCTGCGGCACTGGGCCGCGCGGCCAAGCACGCCAGCCTCGACCAAGGACGACCTCCTGGTCCGCCTCCATGCGCTCGACAGCATCGATATCGAGCCGCTGCGCACCGATCTGATGGCCCGCCTCGAGCACCACCGCGACCGTCACGCCAATTACGAGCGCATCCTGAAGAAGCGTTTTCCTGACGGCACGGCGGAAGGCCGGCTCGACCTCGGTAACCTCCTCCTGCTCCGCCTCGGCGCCCGGCACGAGCAGATGGTGGCCGACTTCTGCGAGGAAGCCCTGGCGGCACTGTCGGCGATGAGCGGCAAGGCCACGGTGGTGCCGCTGGAGGACGGCAAGCGCGAGAAAGGCTAG